The following DNA comes from Bos indicus x Bos taurus breed Angus x Brahman F1 hybrid chromosome 5, Bos_hybrid_MaternalHap_v2.0, whole genome shotgun sequence.
TACAACGATCCTCGCATCATCAAGCTGTTGGACTTGACGGAGGATGGGCTGAAGGAAGAGTTTAACTTAGTGCGCAAGGTGAGGAAAGAGCTCCGTAGAGGCGGCCTCGGTCCTCCAACGACCCCTCCCCCCTCCCGAAGGAGGAAGGGCTTTCCGGGAAAGGTACCTGCAAGGAAAAGGCTTGGAAGTGGGGAGATGGCAGACAACCTAGATCGGAAAGGCTGGGCGGGGGTCAGTGCGCTTCCGGGTGGGAGTACTTCACTGCAAGGGACCGGTCACCATGAGATGTACATTTTAGGTTTATCTTTCTGGGCCCAGGGCCAAGAGAGAGGCAGGTCTGAACTTAGGGAGGACAAGGTTGATGATGGGGACACTGGAGGAAGCTGGGACCTGACTGGTGAGCGCCTGGGCACCAGGAGGTCCCAGGTTCCCAGGGCCCCATGGCGGTGACCCGCACAGGTGGTGGAAGCTGTGCCAGTGCTCCTGCGCATCCCAGGGCTGGCCGCCAGGGTCTTCCCGGCGCAGAAGGCCTTCATGGCCCTGATTGATGAGCTGATCGCTGAGCAGAAGATGACCCGGGACCCGACCCAGCCACCCCGACACCTGACGGATGCCTTCCTGGATGAGGTGAAGGAGGTAAGGTGATCGGGACTGCCTTCCTGGATGAGGTGAAGGAGGTAAGGTGATCGGGACAGGGATGTGTGTTGAGGGCCCAGGAGGCAAACTCAGGCCTCTGTatcacccagggatcagactcctGGGCTGACTGGAGCAGGGTGCGAGGCCATGTGGGACTTCACCTCTGTCCCTGAGCTTACCTTCCCGGTGTGACCCAGGCCAAGGGGAACCCCGAGAGCAGCTTCAATGATGAGAACCTGCGCCTGGTGGTGGCCGACCTGTTCTCCGCCGGGATGGTCACCACCTCGACCACACTGGCCTGGGCCCTCCTCCTCATGATCCTGCACCCTGACGTGCAGCGTGAGTCTAGCccggggtgggtggtgggaggaggaCAGCCCGAGGCCTCTGAGCTCGGTTGGTTTGGCCACCAGCGGCAGCTCTGTGCAGGGGCTGAGCCCCAGCTCAGATATCACAAAGCCTCCTCCGAGTGGACGCAGTGCTGCCCGGGCATCAGGAGGAGGCGGGAGCCCAGCCCTTGGGTCTGACCACCACGAGGACACTTGTTTTGCAGGACGGGTCCAGCAGGAAATCGATGAGGTGATAGGGCAGGTGAGGCGACCAGAGATGGGGGATCAGGCCCTCATGCCCTTCACCGTGGCCGTGGTCCATGAGGTGCAACGCTTTGCGGACATCGTCCCCCTGGGATTGCCCCACATGACATCCCGTGACATCGAGGTGCAGGGCTTCCACATCCCCAAGGTAGGCCTGCGGCTCTCCCAACCCCGGCTCCGCACCACCTGCCACCTGGTACCGCAGTGAGTGTCGCCAGGTGTGGCCAGGACTGGAATCCAAGCCACCCCGTCCTCATGGCCACAGGTACTGAGTGTCCCAGCCTGGGTGGGCGCGGAcaggagggcagagcagggctggCTCTGTCCACTCAAGAGCCCCTGGTCGGGCAGGGAAGACAAACTAGAACGTGTCACAGTGTTGGAGGAGCCCGGGCACTGAGGAGAAGTAAGGGCACCCTGCCATGGGCACAGGGACGGTGCTGAGAAGCGTCTTGGGCTGAGGGTTACTTGAAGAGTCCGggtgtgtgccaggcagtgtgtgTGCCCATGTATGTTTGGTGGCAGGGGTCTGGGCACCCCCCCACCAATCGAGACCTCACCCATGCCAGACATTTGCCACCAGGGGACGACACTCATCACCAACCTGTCGTCAGTGCTGAAGGACGAGACCGTCTGGGAGAAGCCCTTCCGCTTCCACCCGGAGCACTTCCTGGATGCCCAGGGCCGCTTCGTCAAGCAGGAGGCCTTCATACCCTTCTCTGCAGGTACCTTGTGGGTGGGGGGGTGCCCGGTTTGCTTCCCCACCCTGAGGGGGTCTTGGAGGGGGAGACCCAGGCTCACAGAGCCCCCGTGCCCACCCACAGGCCGCCGCGCGTGCCTCGGGGAGCCCCTGGCCCGCATGGagctcttcctcttcttcaccaGCCTCTTGCAGCATTTCAGCTTCTCGGTGCCTGCCGGGCAGCCCCGCCCCAGCGAGCACGGTGTCTTTGCCTTCCTGGTGACCCCAGCCCCCTACCAGCTCTGTGCGGTGCCCCGCTAGAGGCAGGCATCCAGCCCCCAGCCGCTCCTCAGCCGTAGGCCTGATGGTCAATAAACCAGTGTCTGGTGGCTCCATTGTGACTTGAGTCCTACCTGGGACCCCTGACCAGCCCCTGGCAGTCAAGTGGCCTTAGCAGTCTCCCCAaaaccagcccccaccccccggccTGATTCATCCTTACCTGGCATTTgaccccatttaacagatgggtGTACTGAGGCTCAGAGTATACGGGGGCGTACTGTGAGATGGGTGTAATGAGGCTTACACCCAGACACCCTGGGAGACCCAACCTCCCTTACTGGGCGTAGGACCAAACCTATATAAACAGGTCCTGGCAACTGCTTGGAGGAGCTCACATAGGCTGGGAAGAGATTTCAGGCCCCCATGGGATAAGGGGGCCCATCAGCTCAGAACCCGTATTTCAGGCCTAGCCACAGCCACCTGGCTCCACAGGCCTCAGCCAGCATCTCAAGTCTGCAGCTCCAGAAGATGGGGGCGGGACTGGGAAGCGATATACCCGGTGAGCCCCCAGCGCTCAGAGCTCTTGAGGCAAGAGCTCTTCCCAGGAGGGAgccacctccctgggcctcttTATAGGATGGTCCCCCTTTCCCTGCCCCTTACGGTCACTCACCCCCCAGCCCATGCCCAGTAGGAGCTGCCACTCACGGCCGCACTAGAGCTTGGCTCCAACCCGTGGCTCCATCCTCTGAGTGGCCAGGTGAGGCCGGGCTCTCAGGAGCCTAGGCAGGGGTCGGAAATGAGCCCCTGTGGACCGCGGGCGGGCCCTGGGGCAGGGTTAACTTTGGATCCTGTGACAGTGGGATGGCAGAGCAGAAGGAAGCCCTGCAGAGCTCAGAGCAGGACACCCTGGCTCTCGTCCTTGCTGTGCTATGacactatgtgaccttgggcttcTGTTTCCCCTTCAGCCAGCAGGAGGTTTGCCTCTGATGGCGGCCGAGTCCTGTCTTCCTGCGCCGACTCTGATGCTGTGATCTTTTTACCCTGGAGCCCCGGCCAAGGGCAGGGATCCCCATCCTCCACCTCCAGCCCCCAGTCTGGTCTGGACTGAGCTCACACAGACACCACCCAAGGCCTCTAATGACTATCTGCTCACCTGAGTCTTAGGCAGACTC
Coding sequences within:
- the LOC113892153 gene encoding cytochrome P450 2D14 isoform X2; the encoded protein is MGLLSGDTLGPLAVALLIFLLLLDLMHRRSRWAPRYPPGPTPLPVLGNLLQVDFEDPRPSFNQLRRRFGNVFSLQQVWTPVVVLNGLAAVREALVYHSQDTADRPPPAVYEHLGYGPRAEGVILARYGDAWREQRRFSLTTLRNFGLGKKSLEQWVTEEASCLCAAFADQAGRPFSPMDLLNKAVSNVIASLTFRCRFEYNDPRIIKLLDLTEDGLKEEFNLVRKVVEAVPVLLRIPGLAARVFPAQKAFMALIDELIAEQKMTRDPTQPPRHLTDAFLDEVKEAKGNPESSFNDENLRLVVADLFSAGMVTTSTTLAWALLLMILHPDVQRRVQQEIDEVIGQVRRPEMGDQALMPFTVAVVHEVQRFADIVPLGLPHMTSRDIEVQGFHIPKGTTLITNLSSVLKDETVWEKPFRFHPEHFLDAQGRFVKQEAFIPFSAASRRFASDGGRVLSSCADSDAVIFLPWSPGQGQGSPSSTSSPQSGLD
- the LOC113892153 gene encoding cytochrome P450 2D14 isoform X1, which produces MGLLSGDTLGPLAVALLIFLLLLDLMHRRSRWAPRYPPGPTPLPVLGNLLQVDFEDPRPSFNQLRRRFGNVFSLQQVWTPVVVLNGLAAVREALVYHSQDTADRPPPAVYEHLGYGPRAEGVILARYGDAWREQRRFSLTTLRNFGLGKKSLEQWVTEEASCLCAAFADQAGRPFSPMDLLNKAVSNVIASLTFRCRFEYNDPRIIKLLDLTEDGLKEEFNLVRKVVEAVPVLLRIPGLAARVFPAQKAFMALIDELIAEQKMTRDPTQPPRHLTDAFLDEVKEAKGNPESSFNDENLRLVVADLFSAGMVTTSTTLAWALLLMILHPDVQRRVQQEIDEVIGQVRRPEMGDQALMPFTVAVVHEVQRFADIVPLGLPHMTSRDIEVQGFHIPKGTTLITNLSSVLKDETVWEKPFRFHPEHFLDAQGRFVKQEAFIPFSAGRRACLGEPLARMELFLFFTSLLQHFSFSVPAGQPRPSEHGVFAFLVTPAPYQLCAVPR